The Caballeronia sp. SL2Y3 genome includes a window with the following:
- a CDS encoding branched-chain amino acid ABC transporter permease, protein MQRKVLYALLLVALIAVPFAGVYPVFMMKVLCFALFAAAFNLLIGYTGLLSFGHAMFLSSAGYTAGYAIQTLGFTPELGVLLGTAVATLLGVIVGLLAIRRQGIYFAMVTLALAQMVYFVFLQAPFTHGEDGLQGVPRGKLFGVLDLSSDVTLYYVVLVLMLLAFALIVRIVHSPFGQVLIAIKENEPRAVSLGYDTARYKLLAFVLSAGLAGLAGATKTLVLGFETLGDAYWTMSGLVVLMTLVGGMSTMFGPLLGAAIIVALEDRLGDIGAGIAKVTGVAWFNSLGESVTIVTGIIFIACVLAFRRGIVGEIVARVRPLQG, encoded by the coding sequence ATGCAGAGAAAAGTGCTCTACGCGCTGTTGCTGGTCGCGTTGATCGCGGTGCCGTTCGCGGGCGTGTATCCGGTCTTCATGATGAAAGTGCTCTGCTTCGCGCTCTTCGCGGCGGCGTTCAACTTGCTGATCGGCTATACGGGTTTGCTGTCGTTCGGGCACGCGATGTTTCTGTCGAGCGCGGGCTACACGGCCGGCTATGCGATCCAGACGCTCGGCTTCACGCCCGAGCTCGGCGTCTTGCTCGGCACGGCAGTCGCGACGCTGCTCGGCGTGATCGTCGGACTGCTCGCGATCCGGCGGCAAGGCATCTATTTCGCGATGGTCACGCTCGCGCTCGCGCAGATGGTCTACTTCGTGTTCCTGCAAGCGCCCTTCACGCACGGCGAAGACGGCCTGCAAGGCGTGCCGCGCGGCAAACTGTTCGGCGTCCTGGATTTGAGCAGCGACGTGACGCTCTATTACGTCGTGCTCGTCTTGATGCTGCTCGCGTTCGCGCTGATCGTGCGCATCGTGCATTCGCCGTTCGGGCAGGTGCTGATCGCGATCAAGGAAAACGAGCCGCGCGCGGTCTCGCTCGGTTACGACACGGCGCGCTACAAGCTGCTCGCGTTCGTGTTGTCGGCGGGGCTCGCGGGCCTTGCGGGCGCGACGAAGACGCTGGTGCTCGGTTTCGAAACGCTCGGCGATGCGTACTGGACCATGTCCGGCCTGGTCGTGCTGATGACGCTCGTCGGCGGCATGAGCACGATGTTCGGGCCGTTGCTCGGCGCCGCGATCATCGTGGCGCTGGAAGACCGGCTCGGCGATATCGGCGCGGGCATCGCGAAGGTGACGGGCGTCGCTTGGTTCAACTCGCTCGGCGAATCGGTGACCATCGTGACGGGCATCATCTTCATTGCGTGCGTGCTGGCGTTCAGGCGCGGCATCGTGGGCGAAATCGTCGCGCGGGTGAGGCCGTTGCAGGGATAG
- a CDS encoding branched-chain amino acid ABC transporter permease — protein sequence MEIFGIPLAAMMSQLLLGLVNGSFYAILSLGLAVIFGLLNVINFAHGALFMLGAMLAWMGYSYFNVPYWAMLLLAPIIVGLLGVVIERSMLRWLYKLDHLYGLLLTFGLTLVIEGVFRSIYGSSGQPYDVPSLLSGATNLGFMFLPNYRAWVVVASLIVCFATWFVIEKTRIGAYLRAGTENPKLVEAFGVNVPLMITLTYGFGVALAAFAGVLAAPVIQVSPLMGQSMIITVFAVVVIGGMGSIMGSILTGLLLGVIEGFTRVFYPEASATVVFVIMALVLLVRPAGLFGKEK from the coding sequence ATGGAAATATTCGGCATCCCGCTCGCCGCGATGATGAGCCAGTTGCTGCTCGGACTGGTGAACGGTTCGTTCTACGCGATCCTGAGTCTCGGGCTCGCGGTGATCTTCGGCTTGCTCAACGTCATCAACTTCGCGCACGGCGCGCTCTTCATGCTGGGCGCCATGCTCGCGTGGATGGGCTATTCGTATTTCAACGTCCCGTATTGGGCGATGCTGCTGCTCGCGCCGATCATTGTCGGCTTGCTGGGCGTGGTCATCGAGCGCTCCATGCTGCGCTGGCTGTACAAGCTCGACCATTTATACGGGCTCCTGCTGACCTTTGGCCTCACGCTCGTGATAGAAGGCGTGTTCCGTTCCATCTACGGTTCGTCGGGCCAGCCGTACGACGTGCCGTCGCTTTTGTCCGGCGCGACGAATCTCGGCTTTATGTTCCTGCCGAACTATCGCGCGTGGGTCGTGGTGGCGTCGCTTATCGTGTGCTTCGCGACGTGGTTCGTCATCGAGAAGACGCGCATCGGCGCGTATCTGCGCGCAGGCACGGAGAACCCGAAGCTCGTCGAAGCCTTCGGCGTGAACGTGCCGCTGATGATCACGCTGACCTACGGTTTCGGCGTCGCGCTCGCGGCGTTCGCGGGCGTGCTGGCCGCGCCGGTCATTCAGGTGTCGCCGCTCATGGGCCAGTCGATGATCATCACCGTGTTCGCGGTCGTGGTGATCGGCGGCATGGGTTCGATCATGGGCTCGATTCTCACGGGTCTGCTGCTCGGCGTGATCGAAGGCTTCACGCGCGTGTTCTATCCGGAAGCGTCCGCGACGGTCGTCTTCGTCATCATGGCGCTGGTGCTGCTCGTGCGCCCGGCGGGACTCTTCGGCAAGGAAAAATGA
- a CDS encoding ABC transporter substrate-binding protein, protein MKKKTLARLSTLCFAAAAASVTLMSSGAQAADGNSVKIGFVTDLSGLYADIDGQGGLEAIRMAIADFGGKVNGKPIELVYADHQNKADIAASRAREWIDRDGVNAIIGGTNSATALSTAQVAAEKKTPYINIGAGADNLTNEQCSPYTVHYAYDTMALAKGTGSAVTKQGGKTWYFLTADYAFGKALEKNTSDVVKANGGQVLGTVRHPLSASDFSSFLLQAQGSKAQVLGLANAGGDTINSIKAAKEFGITKSMKIAALLIFLTDIHSLGLETTQGLVATDSWYWNKDDKTREWAKRYFAKMKKMPTSLQAADYSAVTTYLKAVQAAGTTDSDKVMAQIKKAKIDDFYAKGYVREDGAMIHDMYLMEVKKPSESKEPWDYYKITATIPGDQAFGTKAESRCAAWK, encoded by the coding sequence ATGAAAAAGAAGACCCTCGCGCGCCTCTCTACTCTTTGCTTTGCGGCTGCGGCGGCGAGTGTGACGCTCATGAGCAGCGGCGCGCAGGCTGCCGACGGCAATAGCGTCAAGATCGGCTTCGTCACCGACTTGTCGGGCCTCTACGCCGACATCGACGGACAAGGCGGGCTCGAAGCCATCCGCATGGCGATTGCGGATTTCGGCGGCAAGGTGAACGGCAAGCCCATCGAACTGGTGTATGCGGACCATCAGAACAAGGCGGATATCGCGGCATCGCGTGCGCGCGAGTGGATCGACCGCGACGGCGTGAACGCGATCATCGGCGGCACGAACTCGGCCACCGCGCTTTCGACGGCGCAAGTCGCGGCGGAAAAGAAGACGCCGTACATCAACATCGGCGCGGGCGCGGACAACCTCACGAACGAACAGTGCTCGCCGTACACCGTGCACTACGCATACGACACGATGGCGCTCGCCAAAGGCACCGGTTCGGCGGTGACGAAGCAGGGCGGCAAGACGTGGTACTTCCTGACCGCCGACTACGCGTTCGGCAAGGCGCTGGAAAAGAACACGTCGGATGTCGTGAAGGCGAACGGCGGACAGGTGCTCGGCACGGTGCGTCATCCGCTGTCGGCGTCGGACTTCTCATCGTTCCTGTTGCAGGCGCAAGGATCGAAGGCGCAGGTTCTCGGGCTCGCGAACGCGGGCGGCGACACGATCAATTCGATCAAGGCCGCGAAGGAATTCGGCATTACCAAGTCGATGAAGATCGCCGCGCTCCTGATCTTCCTTACTGACATCCACAGCCTGGGACTGGAGACGACGCAAGGACTCGTCGCGACGGATAGCTGGTACTGGAACAAGGACGACAAGACGCGCGAATGGGCGAAGCGCTACTTCGCGAAGATGAAGAAGATGCCGACGAGCCTGCAAGCCGCCGACTACTCCGCCGTCACGACGTACCTGAAGGCCGTGCAGGCCGCCGGCACGACGGACAGCGACAAGGTCATGGCGCAGATCAAGAAGGCGAAGATCGACGACTTCTACGCGAAGGGCTACGTTCGCGAGGACGGCGCGATGATTCACGACATGTACCTGATGGAAGTGAAGAAGCCGTCGGAATCGAAGGAACCGTGGGACTACTACAAGATCACGGCCACCATTCCGGGCGATCAGGCTTTCGGCACGAAGGCCGAATCGCGCTGCGCGGCCTGGAAGTAA
- a CDS encoding ABC transporter ATP-binding protein, whose amino-acid sequence MSTIAEERRSREANGAAGNAPALEIEGLQAWYGESHILHGVDLKVNRGEVVTLLGRNGAGRTTTLRAIMGLTGRRTGSIRVGGRETIGLPTHKIAHQGVGYCPEERGIFSSLSCEENLLLPPLIGDPKQAMLLDELYSMFPNLNERRASQGTRLSGGEQQMLAVARILRTGANLLLLDEISEGLAPVIVQTLARMILMLKSRGYTVVMVEQNFRFAAPLADRFYVMEHGNIVEHFGAGELEAKMPVLHELLGV is encoded by the coding sequence ATGAGCACGATCGCGGAAGAACGCCGCTCGCGCGAGGCGAACGGCGCGGCGGGGAATGCGCCGGCGCTGGAAATCGAAGGCTTGCAGGCGTGGTACGGGGAATCGCACATCCTGCATGGCGTGGACCTGAAGGTGAATCGCGGCGAAGTCGTGACGCTGCTCGGCCGCAACGGCGCGGGACGCACCACGACGCTTCGCGCCATCATGGGTCTCACCGGGCGGCGCACGGGCTCGATTCGCGTGGGCGGACGCGAGACTATCGGGCTGCCCACGCACAAGATCGCGCATCAAGGGGTCGGCTATTGTCCGGAGGAGCGCGGCATTTTCTCCAGCCTGTCGTGCGAGGAGAACCTGCTTTTGCCGCCGCTCATCGGCGATCCGAAACAGGCGATGTTGCTCGACGAGCTGTATTCCATGTTCCCGAACCTGAACGAGCGGCGCGCGAGCCAGGGCACGCGTCTGTCGGGCGGCGAACAACAGATGCTCGCCGTCGCGCGAATCCTGCGCACGGGCGCGAACCTTCTGCTTCTCGATGAAATCTCCGAAGGCCTCGCGCCCGTCATCGTGCAGACACTCGCGCGCATGATCCTGATGCTGAAATCGCGCGGCTATACGGTCGTGATGGTCGAGCAGAACTTCCGGTTCGCGGCGCCGCTCGCGGACCGCTTTTACGTGATGGAGCACGGGAATATCGTCGAGCATTTCGGCGCGGGGGAACTCGAAGCGAAGATGCCGGTGCTGCACGAACTGCTCGGCGTGTGA